The following are encoded in a window of Stigmatopora nigra isolate UIUO_SnigA chromosome 23, RoL_Snig_1.1, whole genome shotgun sequence genomic DNA:
- the LOC144181400 gene encoding actin nucleation-promoting factor WASL-like isoform X2 — protein sequence MSGLHKQQRQTNVGSILLTPQENDYLFNHLGRKCITLSSAVVQVFTADRNGTWTKRCCGVACLIKDNPQRSYFIRVFDIKDGRTLFEQELYTNFNVNPCRPFFITFAGDTCQVGLNFASEEEAKRFRGHLSELLGKRQRKTGPALPMATVDIKNPEISTGHRFHSNSQMNIMHSTFTKREKKGKGKKKRLTKADIGTPSNFQHIGHVGWDPNTGFDLNNLDPELKNLFDMCGISEAELKDKETSKVIYDFIEKKGGVEAVKNELRRQDADTTSVVILISGPTRCPAAPPPPPSRGGPPPPPPHHGSAPPPPPPVRGRGAPPPPPPSRAPVSAPPPPPPSRPGAGAPPPPPPPSRGALPPPPPPAHASAPPPPPPPPASFSSLSFPGAAGPPPPPPPPGPPAPSFDSNGMDGGGKNALLSQIREGTNLKKVEQKEKPAASNQGRDALLDQIRQGIQLKPRDESNDSPPSSLAPSAGIVGALMEVMQKRSKAIHSSDEDDDDEDDEDFEDEDEWDD from the exons atgagtggACTTCATAAACAACAACGGCAAACAAATGTCGGATCCATACTACTGACTCCTCAAGAGAATGACTACCTTTTCAACCACCTAGGCAGGAAATGCATc ACGTTGTCCTCAGCAGTGGTCCAGGTTTTCACCGCAGACCGAAACGGCACCTGGACCAAGAGATGTTGCGGCGTGGCCTGCCTAATCAAGGACAACCCACAGCGTTCTTACTTCATCCGAGTCTTCGATATCAAG GACGGTAGGACGCTGTTCGAACAGGAGTTATACACCAACTTCAACGTCAATCCATGCAGACCGTTCTTCATCACGTTTGCTGGAGAC ACATGCCAGGTGGGCTTGAACTTTGCAAGCGAGGAGGAGGCCAAGCGTTTCCGAGGTCACCTATCCGAGCTTTTGGGCAAAAGACAAAGGAAAACCG GCCCAGCGCTGCCCATGGCCACCGTGGACATCAAAAACCCCGAGATCAGCACGGGTCACCGCTTCCATAGCAACTCTCAGATGAACATCATGCACTCCACCTTCACCAAGAGGGAGAAGAAAGGAAAAGGCAAGAAGAAGAGACTAACCAAGGCGGACATCGGCACACCCAGCAACTTCCA GCACATCGGGCACGTAGGGTGGGATCCCAACACCGGCTTTGAC TTAAACAATTTAGACCCAGAGCTGAAGAACCTCTTCGACATGTGCGGCATCTCCGAGGCGGAACTCAAGGACAAAGAGACTTCCAAGGTCATCTATGACTTTATTGAGAAGAAAGGAGGAGTGGAAGCAGTCAAAAATGAGTTGCGTCGCCAAG ACGCGGACACCACCAGTGTGGTGATTTTGATCTCAGGGCCTACCAGGTGCCCGGCGG ctcccccacccccaccctccAGAGGtggcccccctcctcctccgcctcacCACGGCTCAGCTCCACCTCCCCCGCCTCCCGTTCGTGGGCGAGGTGCCCCGCCGCCCCCTCCGCCCTCCAGAGCCCCCGTCTCggcgccgccgcccccgcctcCGTCCCGGCCGGGCGCGGGTgccccaccgccgccgccgccacccagCCGAGGAGCCCTGcctccgcccccgccgccggCCCACGCCTcggcacctcctcctcctccaccgccaCCCGCATCCTTCTCCAGCCTCTCTTTCCCCGGAGCGGCGGGCCCCCCgcctcctccaccacctcccGGCCCACCTGCGCCGTCCTTCGATTCTAACGGAATGGACGGCGGGGGCAAAAATGCCCTGCTGAGTCAGATCCGAGAAGGCACCAATCTAAAGAAGGTAGAGCAAAAAGAGAAGCCGGCGGCGTCCAATCAGGGTCGAGACGCGCTCCTGGACCAAATCCGACAAGGAATTCAACTCAAACCG AGGGACGAAAGCAATGATTCGCCTCCTTCCTCCCTGGCCCCCTCGGCCGGTATCGTGGGGGCACTCATGGAGGTCATGCAAAAGAGGAGCAAGGCCATTCATTCTTCAG ATGAggacgatgatgatgaagatgatgaagactttgaagatgaggatgagTGGGATGACtag
- the LOC144181400 gene encoding actin nucleation-promoting factor WASL-like isoform X1: MSGLHKQQRQTNVGSILLTPQENDYLFNHLGRKCITLSSAVVQVFTADRNGTWTKRCCGVACLIKDNPQRSYFIRVFDIKDGRTLFEQELYTNFNVNPCRPFFITFAGDTCQVGLNFASEEEAKRFRGHLSELLGKRQRKTEKRRDPLNGPALPMATVDIKNPEISTGHRFHSNSQMNIMHSTFTKREKKGKGKKKRLTKADIGTPSNFQHIGHVGWDPNTGFDLNNLDPELKNLFDMCGISEAELKDKETSKVIYDFIEKKGGVEAVKNELRRQDADTTSVVILISGPTRCPAAPPPPPSRGGPPPPPPHHGSAPPPPPPVRGRGAPPPPPPSRAPVSAPPPPPPSRPGAGAPPPPPPPSRGALPPPPPPAHASAPPPPPPPPASFSSLSFPGAAGPPPPPPPPGPPAPSFDSNGMDGGGKNALLSQIREGTNLKKVEQKEKPAASNQGRDALLDQIRQGIQLKPRDESNDSPPSSLAPSAGIVGALMEVMQKRSKAIHSSDEDDDDEDDEDFEDEDEWDD, encoded by the exons atgagtggACTTCATAAACAACAACGGCAAACAAATGTCGGATCCATACTACTGACTCCTCAAGAGAATGACTACCTTTTCAACCACCTAGGCAGGAAATGCATc ACGTTGTCCTCAGCAGTGGTCCAGGTTTTCACCGCAGACCGAAACGGCACCTGGACCAAGAGATGTTGCGGCGTGGCCTGCCTAATCAAGGACAACCCACAGCGTTCTTACTTCATCCGAGTCTTCGATATCAAG GACGGTAGGACGCTGTTCGAACAGGAGTTATACACCAACTTCAACGTCAATCCATGCAGACCGTTCTTCATCACGTTTGCTGGAGAC ACATGCCAGGTGGGCTTGAACTTTGCAAGCGAGGAGGAGGCCAAGCGTTTCCGAGGTCACCTATCCGAGCTTTTGGGCAAAAGACAAAGGAAAACCG AGAAGAGACGGGATCCCCTAAATG GCCCAGCGCTGCCCATGGCCACCGTGGACATCAAAAACCCCGAGATCAGCACGGGTCACCGCTTCCATAGCAACTCTCAGATGAACATCATGCACTCCACCTTCACCAAGAGGGAGAAGAAAGGAAAAGGCAAGAAGAAGAGACTAACCAAGGCGGACATCGGCACACCCAGCAACTTCCA GCACATCGGGCACGTAGGGTGGGATCCCAACACCGGCTTTGAC TTAAACAATTTAGACCCAGAGCTGAAGAACCTCTTCGACATGTGCGGCATCTCCGAGGCGGAACTCAAGGACAAAGAGACTTCCAAGGTCATCTATGACTTTATTGAGAAGAAAGGAGGAGTGGAAGCAGTCAAAAATGAGTTGCGTCGCCAAG ACGCGGACACCACCAGTGTGGTGATTTTGATCTCAGGGCCTACCAGGTGCCCGGCGG ctcccccacccccaccctccAGAGGtggcccccctcctcctccgcctcacCACGGCTCAGCTCCACCTCCCCCGCCTCCCGTTCGTGGGCGAGGTGCCCCGCCGCCCCCTCCGCCCTCCAGAGCCCCCGTCTCggcgccgccgcccccgcctcCGTCCCGGCCGGGCGCGGGTgccccaccgccgccgccgccacccagCCGAGGAGCCCTGcctccgcccccgccgccggCCCACGCCTcggcacctcctcctcctccaccgccaCCCGCATCCTTCTCCAGCCTCTCTTTCCCCGGAGCGGCGGGCCCCCCgcctcctccaccacctcccGGCCCACCTGCGCCGTCCTTCGATTCTAACGGAATGGACGGCGGGGGCAAAAATGCCCTGCTGAGTCAGATCCGAGAAGGCACCAATCTAAAGAAGGTAGAGCAAAAAGAGAAGCCGGCGGCGTCCAATCAGGGTCGAGACGCGCTCCTGGACCAAATCCGACAAGGAATTCAACTCAAACCG AGGGACGAAAGCAATGATTCGCCTCCTTCCTCCCTGGCCCCCTCGGCCGGTATCGTGGGGGCACTCATGGAGGTCATGCAAAAGAGGAGCAAGGCCATTCATTCTTCAG ATGAggacgatgatgatgaagatgatgaagactttgaagatgaggatgagTGGGATGACtag
- the LOC144181400 gene encoding actin nucleation-promoting factor WASL-like isoform X4 — protein MSGLHKQQRQTNVGSILLTPQENDYLFNHLGRKCITLSSAVVQVFTADRNGTWTKRCCGVACLIKDNPQRSYFIRVFDIKDGRTLFEQELYTNFNVNPCRPFFITFAGDTCQVGLNFASEEEAKRFRGHLSELLGKRQRKTEKRRDPLNGPALPMATVDIKNPEISTGHRFHSNSQMNIMHSTFTKREKKGKGKKKRLTKADIGTPSNFQHIGHVGWDPNTGFDLNNLDPELKNLFDMCGISEAELKDKETSKVIYDFIEKKGGVEAVKNELRRQAPPPPPSRGGPPPPPPHHGSAPPPPPPVRGRGAPPPPPPSRAPVSAPPPPPPSRPGAGAPPPPPPPSRGALPPPPPPAHASAPPPPPPPPASFSSLSFPGAAGPPPPPPPPGPPAPSFDSNGMDGGGKNALLSQIREGTNLKKVEQKEKPAASNQGRDALLDQIRQGIQLKPRDESNDSPPSSLAPSAGIVGALMEVMQKRSKAIHSSDEDDDDEDDEDFEDEDEWDD, from the exons atgagtggACTTCATAAACAACAACGGCAAACAAATGTCGGATCCATACTACTGACTCCTCAAGAGAATGACTACCTTTTCAACCACCTAGGCAGGAAATGCATc ACGTTGTCCTCAGCAGTGGTCCAGGTTTTCACCGCAGACCGAAACGGCACCTGGACCAAGAGATGTTGCGGCGTGGCCTGCCTAATCAAGGACAACCCACAGCGTTCTTACTTCATCCGAGTCTTCGATATCAAG GACGGTAGGACGCTGTTCGAACAGGAGTTATACACCAACTTCAACGTCAATCCATGCAGACCGTTCTTCATCACGTTTGCTGGAGAC ACATGCCAGGTGGGCTTGAACTTTGCAAGCGAGGAGGAGGCCAAGCGTTTCCGAGGTCACCTATCCGAGCTTTTGGGCAAAAGACAAAGGAAAACCG AGAAGAGACGGGATCCCCTAAATG GCCCAGCGCTGCCCATGGCCACCGTGGACATCAAAAACCCCGAGATCAGCACGGGTCACCGCTTCCATAGCAACTCTCAGATGAACATCATGCACTCCACCTTCACCAAGAGGGAGAAGAAAGGAAAAGGCAAGAAGAAGAGACTAACCAAGGCGGACATCGGCACACCCAGCAACTTCCA GCACATCGGGCACGTAGGGTGGGATCCCAACACCGGCTTTGAC TTAAACAATTTAGACCCAGAGCTGAAGAACCTCTTCGACATGTGCGGCATCTCCGAGGCGGAACTCAAGGACAAAGAGACTTCCAAGGTCATCTATGACTTTATTGAGAAGAAAGGAGGAGTGGAAGCAGTCAAAAATGAGTTGCGTCGCCAAG ctcccccacccccaccctccAGAGGtggcccccctcctcctccgcctcacCACGGCTCAGCTCCACCTCCCCCGCCTCCCGTTCGTGGGCGAGGTGCCCCGCCGCCCCCTCCGCCCTCCAGAGCCCCCGTCTCggcgccgccgcccccgcctcCGTCCCGGCCGGGCGCGGGTgccccaccgccgccgccgccacccagCCGAGGAGCCCTGcctccgcccccgccgccggCCCACGCCTcggcacctcctcctcctccaccgccaCCCGCATCCTTCTCCAGCCTCTCTTTCCCCGGAGCGGCGGGCCCCCCgcctcctccaccacctcccGGCCCACCTGCGCCGTCCTTCGATTCTAACGGAATGGACGGCGGGGGCAAAAATGCCCTGCTGAGTCAGATCCGAGAAGGCACCAATCTAAAGAAGGTAGAGCAAAAAGAGAAGCCGGCGGCGTCCAATCAGGGTCGAGACGCGCTCCTGGACCAAATCCGACAAGGAATTCAACTCAAACCG AGGGACGAAAGCAATGATTCGCCTCCTTCCTCCCTGGCCCCCTCGGCCGGTATCGTGGGGGCACTCATGGAGGTCATGCAAAAGAGGAGCAAGGCCATTCATTCTTCAG ATGAggacgatgatgatgaagatgatgaagactttgaagatgaggatgagTGGGATGACtag
- the LOC144181400 gene encoding actin nucleation-promoting factor WASL-like isoform X3 → MPCVHRKPFPARIPVNKSPISASMFCTTFSSSHSDDLAGESRGGGGRPVGGGRGLGPASCLSTLHCLVLPQDELCPNRADLSQMRARSFTGDVKADTYGDGGGIWERVRRRSRSVSPLPSKTAKSPCHHTVKKGPALPMATVDIKNPEISTGHRFHSNSQMNIMHSTFTKREKKGKGKKKRLTKADIGTPSNFQHIGHVGWDPNTGFDLNNLDPELKNLFDMCGISEAELKDKETSKVIYDFIEKKGGVEAVKNELRRQDADTTSVVILISGPTRCPAAPPPPPSRGGPPPPPPHHGSAPPPPPPVRGRGAPPPPPPSRAPVSAPPPPPPSRPGAGAPPPPPPPSRGALPPPPPPAHASAPPPPPPPPASFSSLSFPGAAGPPPPPPPPGPPAPSFDSNGMDGGGKNALLSQIREGTNLKKVEQKEKPAASNQGRDALLDQIRQGIQLKPRDESNDSPPSSLAPSAGIVGALMEVMQKRSKAIHSSDEDDDDEDDEDFEDEDEWDD, encoded by the exons ATGCCATGCGTCCACCGGAAACCGTTCCCGGCTCGCATTCCAGTGAATAAATCTCCCATCTCCGCCTCGATGTTCTGCACTACCTTCTCGTCGTCGCACTCGGACGACTTGGCCGGCGAGAGCCGCGGCGGCGGAGGACGGCCCGTCGGCGGGGGCCGGGGATTGGGCCCGGCCAGCTGTCTATCCACCCTGCATTGCTTGGTTCTCCCGCAAGACGAACTTTGCCCGAACCGGGCGGATTTGTCCCAAATGCGAGCGCGCAGCTTTACGGGCGACGTCAAGGCGGACACGTATGGAGACGGCGGGGGGATTTGGGAGAGGGTGAGGAGGCGCAGTCGCTCCGTTTCACCTTTGCCCAGCAAAACGGCAAAAAGCCCTTGTCACCACACTGTGAAGAAAG GCCCAGCGCTGCCCATGGCCACCGTGGACATCAAAAACCCCGAGATCAGCACGGGTCACCGCTTCCATAGCAACTCTCAGATGAACATCATGCACTCCACCTTCACCAAGAGGGAGAAGAAAGGAAAAGGCAAGAAGAAGAGACTAACCAAGGCGGACATCGGCACACCCAGCAACTTCCA GCACATCGGGCACGTAGGGTGGGATCCCAACACCGGCTTTGAC TTAAACAATTTAGACCCAGAGCTGAAGAACCTCTTCGACATGTGCGGCATCTCCGAGGCGGAACTCAAGGACAAAGAGACTTCCAAGGTCATCTATGACTTTATTGAGAAGAAAGGAGGAGTGGAAGCAGTCAAAAATGAGTTGCGTCGCCAAG ACGCGGACACCACCAGTGTGGTGATTTTGATCTCAGGGCCTACCAGGTGCCCGGCGG ctcccccacccccaccctccAGAGGtggcccccctcctcctccgcctcacCACGGCTCAGCTCCACCTCCCCCGCCTCCCGTTCGTGGGCGAGGTGCCCCGCCGCCCCCTCCGCCCTCCAGAGCCCCCGTCTCggcgccgccgcccccgcctcCGTCCCGGCCGGGCGCGGGTgccccaccgccgccgccgccacccagCCGAGGAGCCCTGcctccgcccccgccgccggCCCACGCCTcggcacctcctcctcctccaccgccaCCCGCATCCTTCTCCAGCCTCTCTTTCCCCGGAGCGGCGGGCCCCCCgcctcctccaccacctcccGGCCCACCTGCGCCGTCCTTCGATTCTAACGGAATGGACGGCGGGGGCAAAAATGCCCTGCTGAGTCAGATCCGAGAAGGCACCAATCTAAAGAAGGTAGAGCAAAAAGAGAAGCCGGCGGCGTCCAATCAGGGTCGAGACGCGCTCCTGGACCAAATCCGACAAGGAATTCAACTCAAACCG AGGGACGAAAGCAATGATTCGCCTCCTTCCTCCCTGGCCCCCTCGGCCGGTATCGTGGGGGCACTCATGGAGGTCATGCAAAAGAGGAGCAAGGCCATTCATTCTTCAG ATGAggacgatgatgatgaagatgatgaagactttgaagatgaggatgagTGGGATGACtag
- the LOC144181328 gene encoding fibroblast growth factor 23-like — translation MRASRSGRPACVEVSLPPLQSRTSALVDGCEPASRSRGSLNSIPSRAELLVDDSTVVLGMEEATQPHRASRTRTLALLLAVLQGVPAGYAAPNLSPLTSSNWGSPRRYVHLQTSTELSNFYLEIKLDGTVRRSVNRNPNSVVLLKADSRERVAILGVKSSRYLCLDLNGIPFTSAVCLRDDCVFEHRLLENNCDIFYSVRTGILLNLEGSSQVFSAGRNLPPTALFLPRSSTVPLERLLLHRERRNRPPPPLGEGSDSRAVPEDDTEAGDEGANASWELLPQPPAHDPWRVLSSDFSSPVG, via the exons ATGCGAGCAAGCAGGAGTGGCCGGCCCGCTTGTGTGGAAGTGTCCCTTCCGCCGCTGCAAAGCCGCACATCTGCGTTGGTGGACGGATGCGAGCCTGCCTCTCGCTCTCGGGGGTCCTTAAATAGCATCCCAAGTCGTGCAGAACTCCTCGTAGACGACAGCACTGTTGTCCTCGGGATGGAGGAGGCTACGCAACCGCACCGTGCGTCCCGGACGCGGACGCTGGCGCTTCTTCTTGCCGTCTTGCAGGGCGTCCCTGCCGGCTACGCAGCACCCAACCTGTCGCCCTTGACTAGTTCCAACTGGGGTAGCCCGCGGAGGTATGTCCACCTGCAGACTTCCACTGAGCTCAGCAACTTTTATCTGGAGATTAAGTTGGATGGAACCGTGCGGAGAAGCGTCAACCGGAATCCAAACA GCGTCGTTCTGCTCAAGGCGGATAGCAGGGAGCGTGTCGCCATCCTGGGTGTCAAAAGTAGCCGATACCTGTGTTTGGATCTCAACGGAATCCCTTTTACTTCG GCCGTTTGTTTGCGCGACGACTGCGTGTTCGAGCACCGGCTCCTGGAAAACAACTGTGACATCTTCTACTCTGTCCGAACCGGCATCCTGCTCAACCTGGAGGGCTCCAGCCAGGTTTTCTCGGCCGGCCGCAACCTACCACCCACCGCGCTCTTCCTACCCAGGAGCAGCACGGTTCCATTGGAGCGCCTCTTGCTTCACCGGGAGAGACGCAACCGGCCTCCACCGCCTCTCGGGGAGGGATCCGACTCCCGAGCCGTACCCGAGGACGACACCGAGGCCGGGGACGAGGGTGCTAATGCATCCTGGGAGTTGCTCCCCCAACCGCCGGCTCACGATCCTTGGCGTGTACTTTCCTCCGACTTTTCAAGTCCTGTGGGCTGA
- the LOC144181283 gene encoding fibroblast growth factor 4B-like isoform X2 encodes MTLPAALLLWTCAWGVLAPLAPSGGDLERRWETLFSRSYLGLAGRGAQPSWQSDYLRGVRRVRRLYCNVGIGFHLQVLPDGGVAGAHLEDPHSLIEISSVERGVVSLFGVKSQMFVAMNRKGKLYGTLFSDECKFRETLLANNYNAYESFVYKGFFLALGRRGRARRGDRATTAAPATHFLPRL; translated from the exons ATGACGCTACCAGCCGCGCTGCTACTCTGGACTTGCGCCTGGGGAGTGCTCGCCCCCTTGGCCCCCAGCGGCGGGGACTTGGAGCGGCGGTGGGAGACCCTCTTCTCACGCTCCTACTTGGGCCTCGCCGGACGGGGGGCGCAACCCAGCTGGCAGAGCGACTACCTGCGGGGAGTCAGACGGGTCCGCCGCCTCTACTGCAACGTGGGCATCGGCTTCCACCTGCAGGTACTCCCGGATGGCGGCGTCGCTGGAGCTCACCTCGAAGACCCGCACA GTCTGATCGAGATTTCCAGTGTGGAGCGAGGAGTGGTCAGCTTGTTTGGTGTCAAGAGCCAGATGTTTGTCGCCATGAACCGCAAAGGGAAGCTCTACGGGACG CTCTTCAGTGACGAATGCAAGTTCAGGGAGACGCTACTGGCCAACAACTACAACGCCTACGAGTCTTTTGTTTACAAGGGCTTCTTCTTGGCTCTGGGACGGCGCGGACGGGCGCGGCGAGGCGACAGGGCCACCACCGCCGCCCCCGCTACGCACTTCCTCCCGCGGTTGTGA
- the LOC144181283 gene encoding fibroblast growth factor 4B-like isoform X1, whose translation MTLPAALLLWTCAWGVLAPLAPSGGDLERRWETLFSRSYLGLAGRGAQPSWQSDYLRGVRRVRRLYCNVGIGFHLQVLPDGGVAGAHLEDPHSLIEISSVERGVVSLFGVKSQMFVAMNRKGKLYGTKLFSDECKFRETLLANNYNAYESFVYKGFFLALGRRGRARRGDRATTAAPATHFLPRL comes from the exons ATGACGCTACCAGCCGCGCTGCTACTCTGGACTTGCGCCTGGGGAGTGCTCGCCCCCTTGGCCCCCAGCGGCGGGGACTTGGAGCGGCGGTGGGAGACCCTCTTCTCACGCTCCTACTTGGGCCTCGCCGGACGGGGGGCGCAACCCAGCTGGCAGAGCGACTACCTGCGGGGAGTCAGACGGGTCCGCCGCCTCTACTGCAACGTGGGCATCGGCTTCCACCTGCAGGTACTCCCGGATGGCGGCGTCGCTGGAGCTCACCTCGAAGACCCGCACA GTCTGATCGAGATTTCCAGTGTGGAGCGAGGAGTGGTCAGCTTGTTTGGTGTCAAGAGCCAGATGTTTGTCGCCATGAACCGCAAAGGGAAGCTCTACGGGACG AAGCTCTTCAGTGACGAATGCAAGTTCAGGGAGACGCTACTGGCCAACAACTACAACGCCTACGAGTCTTTTGTTTACAAGGGCTTCTTCTTGGCTCTGGGACGGCGCGGACGGGCGCGGCGAGGCGACAGGGCCACCACCGCCGCCCCCGCTACGCACTTCCTCCCGCGGTTGTGA